From a single Miscanthus floridulus cultivar M001 chromosome 8, ASM1932011v1, whole genome shotgun sequence genomic region:
- the LOC136477156 gene encoding stromal cell-derived factor 2-like protein, with protein sequence MAASLLVLAVAFLVGAGSGGIDGGAAAPVEAEGSEVTYGSVIKLMHEKTKHRLHSHDVPYGSGSGQQSVTGFPEGDDSNSYWIIRPTPDSSSKQGDAIETGGIIKLQHMRTRRWLHSHLHASPLSGNLEVSCFGGDELSDTGDYWRLEIEGSGKVWKRDQKVRLRHVDTGGYLHSHNKKYNRLGGGQQEVCGVREKRAENIWLAAEGVYLPVNGSK encoded by the exons ATGGCCGCGTCGCTGCTCGTGCTCGCCGTGGCGTTCCTGGTTGGCGCTGGCTCCGGCGGCATCGATGGGGGCGCAGCAGCCCCCGTGGAGGCGGAGGGCtccgag GTGACCTACGGGAGTGTGATCAAGCTGATGCACGAGAAGACGAAGCACCGTCTGCACTCTCATGATGTGCCCTACGGCTCAGGCAGTGGTCAGCAGTCTGTCACCGGCTTTCCTGAAGGCGATGACTCAAATAGCTACTGG ATCATAAGGCCTACTCCAGATTCATCGTCTAAGCAAGGTGATGCCATCGAAACTGGTGGCATCATCAAGTTGCAACACATGAGGACACGGAGGTGGTTGCACAGTCACTTGCACGCTTCACCGTTATCTGGTAACCTTGAG GTTAGCTGTTTCGGTGGGGATGAATTGTCAGATACTGGTGACTATTGGAG GCTAGAAATTGAAGGAAGTGGAAAAGTATGGAAAAGGGATCAAAAGGTACGACTTAGACATGTCGACACTGGAGGCTATCTGCATAGTCACAACAAGAAGTACAATCGCCTTGGTGGTGGGCAGCAAGAG GTCTGTGGTGTCCGAGAAAAGCGGGCTGAGAACATTTGGTTGGCAGCAGAGGGTGTTTATCTCCCAGTTAACGGAAGCAAGTGA
- the LOC136473261 gene encoding probable CCR4-associated factor 1 homolog 6, with translation MAAPPPAAEGPDAVEIREVWAGNLEEEFAVIRAVVDAYPYVAMDTEFPGFVVKPSAEYRFTCDRNYAALEGNVNVLKLIQLGLTLSNGAGALPPCGTGGRGCIWQFNFRGFDPHTDPSSNDSIDLLRRSGIDFDRFAAEGVDSTRFAELMMSSGIVLNDDVQWVTFHSGHDFGYLLRLLTGREMPNTLDEFLKLTKTFFPVLYDIKHLMKFCGGGLYGGLSKLGELLKIERVGIGHQAGSDSLLTLQCFMKLKQLYLKESVKLYDGVLFGLIPGEVKIKPATPPIE, from the coding sequence ATGGCTGCCCCTCCGCCCGCCGCCGAGGGCCCCGACGCCGTGGAGATCCGCGAAGTCTGGGCGGGGAACCTGGAGGAGGAGTTCGCGGTGATCCGCGCCGTCGTCGACGCGTACCCGTACGTCGCCATGGACACGGAGTTCCCCGGCTTCGTGGTCAAGCCGAGCGCCGAGTACCGGTTCACCTGCGACCGCAACTACGCCGCCCTCGAGGGCAATGTCAACGTGCTCAAGCTCATCCAGCTTGGCCTCACCCTCTCCAACGGGGCAGGCGCGCTCCCGCCGTGCGGCACGGGGGGGCGGGGCTGCATCTGGCAGTTCAACTTCCGGGGCTTCGACCCGCACACCGACCCTTCCAGCAACGACTCCATCGACCTGCTCCGACGCAGCGGCATCGACTTCGACCGCTTTGCGGCCGAGGGGGTCGATTCCACCCGCTTCGCCGAGCTGATGATGTCGTCCGGGATCGTGCTGAACGACGATGTCCAGTGGGTCACCTTCCACAGTGGCCACGACTTCGGCTACCTCCTCAGGCTGCTCACCGGACGGGAAATGCCCAACACCTTGGATGAGTTCCTCAAGCTCACCAAGACCTTCTTTCCGGTGCTGTACGACATCAAGCATCTCATGAAGTTCTGTGGCGGTGGCCTGTATGGTGGGCTCAGCAAACTTGGGGAGCTGCTCAAGATCGAGCGTGTTGGGATCGGCCACCAGGCTGGTTCTGATTCGCTGCTGACCCTGCAGTGCTTCATGAAGCTCAAGCAGTTGTACTTAAAGGAGTCTGTCAAGTTGTATGACGGTGTGTTGTTTGGGCTTATTCCTGGGGAAGTGAAGATCAAACCTGCTACTCCACCCATTGAATGA
- the LOC136469727 gene encoding uncharacterized protein: MGIPQSILRPSKASFYGIVPGKEVIPLERIWLNVTFDQPDKFHKELLTFEVIDFPSVYHALLDQPCFTKFLAVPNYTYLNLKMPSPKGVITIEGSFDQAYYCK; the protein is encoded by the coding sequence ATGGGCATCCCTCAGAGCATCCTACGCCCCAGCAAGGCATCGTTCTACGGGATTGTGCCAGGGAAGGAAGTCATACCCCTCGAGCGTATCTGGCTCAACGTCACCTTTGACCAGCCAGACAAATTCCACAAGGAGCTGCTCACCTTCGAGGTCATCGACTTCCCTAGTGTCTACCACGCCCTCCTCGATCAACCATGCTTCACCAAGTtcttggccgtccccaactacacttacCTCAATCTCAAGATGCCTAGCCCgaagggggtcatcaccatcgagggCAGCTTTGATCAAGCCTACTACTGCAAGTAA